The nucleotide sequence atctgcatcaacacgtgaacttgacaacgacagcttaccgactcgcaatcacccgttgcgactcgcaaccacagcgttacaactcgagactacgcggttgcgactcgcaaccataacaggacaagccgaaaccacaggttacgagtcccgttgcgactcgagaccttagcatgatgaaccgagactacggttgcgacaccggttgcgactcgcaaccatccatgatcaacacacagcatgactcgagaccatgcttgcgagtccggttgcgactcacttttgggcctaagttagtgggccgaatttatgtgctactgttgatgtgttacttgggcctgttatcacaagcccaactgtttgggccttacacttagactgtggattgtgtttgaatgttaactgtgaactgttactgattatacgtgattgccaaacgtactgaacatttgtgcactacttggttcgactctgattatacgtgataaccgtgataggacgttattgaatacttgcgacttgattgactttctgtgattaactgccgagcaaaccgaggtgagttcacaccctttacaaagcatgggattccctgggttgggaacggggttaaggaacgtgggttcctcgtctacctcgggtaggacgtcagtggttcaggaatgtgattcctcgtccggatggacggataaacgtactagactaaaactctatcacgaagtccctcctttttgtatcgactaatcgccgggccaatggcgagcgggtcattagttagatagcgctatttaggtctgacaagcctcacaccgtgccgcagaggacgggcgtgaactaatggatctggggcacgtcaatgatgatagacattgatgttttcagggcacataaacatgactacagtcagcaatcgatacggtaacgagtctagtatacacatggggtagcccccacggctggagagccagatgatgtacatggggtagcccccacggccggagtgccggagtaactgggaatgaactggtcacgtttttaaaactatggggtaacccccacggcaggatgccagataaagtaaactgttttcgaaaacaactaaaacgaacgcccacccgtgaactcactcaactagtcgttgactcgttactacatgctttgcaggaccataggtactgagctggagcttgcatggaggaggatcgttgtgggacagggattgctacatgttacgttaaaacttgaaaacttttggaacttatattataactttgaacttatgcttccgcttgcaacttaacttgtttgttttgaaacaccaattgtgatggttaaacttttataactacttatatgcttgttcagtatgattggtggctggatcctggtcagtcacgccctcggagcgggcgttatccgcaggtggattttgggggtgtgacacatcagCCTGTTAAAAATGTCTCAGTTGACCCTTGTAAGAACCCCGTTCAAAAAAATTTATCATTCGACATGTTTAAAAACACTGACCCGCTTGAGCCATTTAATATAAACCAAGGTGTTGATTTTGTGGTTTTTAATGGCAAACACTAACATCATTAacacagtggtttcaaacactgtttaacctaacagtggtttcaaaacactgttttagCCCAAAAGTTGTTTCAAAGCTAGCATTTCATATATTAAACCTTGATTATATTATATTAATCcactaaaatattatttataaatggCAAATATTTTTTCCTATCCTTTTTTTCGCTTCTGAATTATGATAACAAACCTATATTATGCATATAACAGTCGATTTTATTGGTAAAGTCATTTAGAAGGTATTTTGAATTTTGACAAATTTCAAACAGATTTCACCTATTTGACCCGTTATAGTGTACCCAAAATAATTTAACCTGTGTGtatacaaacgggtcaaaatgcgGCATTTATTACATGATGGCCCAATTAAGAAGAAGAGTTACCATGAGAATAGTGGGAGCCATATGGCTGTTGAGCTGGAGGGTATGGCTGAGGGGGATAAGGAGCTGCCAGTGGTGGGTATACGGGCGGCATAGGATAAGCTCCGGTGGAGACAGGTGGATAAATCATGGAGGAAGATTGCAGCGGTGCAGAGTACATAGACACATGTGGTGCAATTGCTGATGGCAAATAACTGTTTGCATGTGGATAAATCAATCGTACCTCGCCACCATGCCTGCCATTTTTAGTATGCAACGGCCAAGAGCTATCGTCGTATCCCTCAGAACCGTACTCATAGAAGAAGAAACAACCAAATTTGTAGCTTATTAGATTTGATCAATCGTATTCTTGTTTTCTGTACACATCGCCAGAATATTAATGATTAAAAGCATGTACCTTGCTAACACTGCTTCTTTCCCTTGCTCGGGCGCACAGGTCTCACCCTGTCATAAATAAAAAACTACAGTTTACTACATTAGAGCTGCAACATATTCATATGATAAATGAATTGAGAACCAGAGGCAATATGTGTTAAGTTGTAAATGCCAAAAAGAATATGACAGAACATGTAACTCTATTGAGCAGCTCTAATCAGGTATCTTTCAATCAATTTCTGCAGATTCAGGAAATAATCAATTAGTTAAATTACATGAGGATATGCAGAACTTGCAGCCTTGCAAGTGGACATGCAAAAAGATCATCTTTAGTGTGCAAAAActctaaaaaaaattaattatgaCAGAATCCAGAGTGGTGGTAACGGTAAGAACATAATTTGAATGAGAACTGAGTTTACCTCAGATCTAGATATTCCCATCACATTTGTTGGTGCTGTCACAAATGCAGTATCATCCGTATCTTGAGTTCAAATCCGCCATATTAACCACTTTTCTGAGTTTACCTCAGATCCATATGTTCCCTATCTTTAGATTTGTCACCACCTCTTGTCAGACACACCCTTGTTTCCTCCTGCTTCCACATCAGTCACAACctataaaacaataaaaaagatGTACATGAGAGAAACTGGCTTATGTCAACATCAAATAGCAAGAGGGAGAAAAGATAATCTCTTATATTTATTTCTGATTTTTTTTGCACCCTATATAATACTCGAACATACCCTATACGGCTATACCCGATACCAGATTTTTTTATCCCAATTATGATTTTTTCAAGTataattttatgtttattttaaattttatatttaaaaagtcTAGTAATGCATATTATAAAGCAAATAATTTGTACTTAACTTGTTTATTGtaatttattttaaatatttttacaaagtacaaataaaatctaattattaaacgaaattattgtgtaaaataataatatagattaaaaaaaaaacgggTACTAATACCCGATTATGCTTGAACCCTACCCATACCTGAATCCTACATGGTTTCTCTCAAAACCTGATCATGCCCGGAACCGGATATAAAACAACCCAATTTGTGCACCTCTAGTTTCAAGTATTGATATTTACACCGCCTCCACCAATCACACTCCCTGTGTTTTCAGTTGGCAAACTAACCAAAGTGAACATTAGTAAACGAATTTTGGAGATGTTAAACCCCATTCAGCAAGGTCCACTTCACCTAAAAGAAAACCAAATGTTTGATAATAATTATATCCATGTACACCATATGCATTGAACTGAATAAAAGGCCAGTTACAAAGTATGAACCTGTGTTCCTGAATTAAAttaatgattaaaaaaaatattaaaacgaCAAAAGTATTCCACCTCCATTTAACATCTTGGGTACAGCAAATCTATCTGAACATAGAAGCAAGCAAGCTACCACCCCCGATAGCATTCAGCTTCAAAATGCTTATGATATTTAAAAATGcatatgaaaatgtgtgtattcATTAGAAATGGATACATAAAACTTGGATCCATTTACATATCAAAACACATTTGAAACCAGAATGAACAAATCCATCTACATTATTTCATTTTGGTAGCATTTATATATTACCCAAAATCAAGTTGATTCttctaaatttttatttttaaaaaccatCAGGTTTCaataaaagattaaaaaacacTTGAAACCTGTAGTACATCATCATATATATACCTACATCTTCCTAAAAATGCACTCACATCATTCAACACAAACACAATGAGGTAAACATGACAAACACAGTCCTTAACTTGCTAAATGGTTATCTGACCTAATAATATGACAAACCTTCGATTCGAAACAACAATCAAACGCCGATTCCAAACTGCTCCGGCCTCTTCTCAAACAACAGATTCACAGCCTTCTCGTGGATTACAAGAAACAATAGAATCGTAAATTGAAGTTGAATACCGACGGAAACCCTAGAACCCAAATACAAACAGAAAAccaaacaaaatttcaatttcaGTGAAACAAAAGAAAATTAGGGTTTAAGAGTTTAAGGAATTTTATAAAATATGCATGAACAATGTTGTTACCTAATGATGAACATCAAAGATTATTGAAGGTGAGGTCTAGTCTCTCCAACTTCTTGAATTCAACCAAACACGAAACCTAGAACAAATATTCAGGAAACCCTAAGAATAAAAGTAAACAAAAAATGCAACAAAAGGTAAATTAACAAATACGGTGGTGCTGATTGAAGCTGTTTACAACATGAATTTT is from Helianthus annuus cultivar XRQ/B chromosome 9, HanXRQr2.0-SUNRISE, whole genome shotgun sequence and encodes:
- the LOC118482278 gene encoding glycine-rich protein A3-like; this translates as MGISRSEGETCAPEQGKEAVLASSEGYDDSSWPLHTKNGRHGGEVRLIYPHANSYLPSAIAPHVSMYSAPLQSSSMIYPPVSTGAYPMPPVYPPLAAPYPPQPYPPAQQPYGSHYSHVSSLD